In Triticum aestivum cultivar Chinese Spring chromosome 5B, IWGSC CS RefSeq v2.1, whole genome shotgun sequence, the following proteins share a genomic window:
- the LOC123114506 gene encoding putative disease resistance protein RGA4 isoform X1: MAAALGAAATLLGKVFTMLSAAPVAAYVDSLQLGHNSQQIRAKLAHMRGMLHNAQAQVSHNPGLQELLPALSRNADQAEDLLDELHYFQIHDRLLGTTYATTQANFLRHGRNALRHTATSSWAACFSCSSAQDDDDELRFHPVIFSRKIKSVLQDMQTHCDSVSDLLGNIPSNSMAVTLHRPQIGSTIIQDTLYGRRHTFEETVNRIISCKHPVSVLPIVGPGGIGKTTFVQHLYNDARTKKHFHVQVWVCVSTDFDVLKLTREILGCIPATKGGSISVANETTNLNQLQISIAERFKSKRFLIVLDDIWKCDSQDQWKTLLAPFTKGEAKGSMLLVTTRFPKVADTVKTVDPLELRGLEPNDFFTFFEACIFGEDDKPEHYKDEYAGIARKIADKLKGSPLAAKTVGRLLHKDLSQKHWNGVLEKHQWLKQQKNDDIMPSLKISYDCLPFDLKKCFSCCGLFPEDHEFTSSEINKFWVAIGIIDSNHQADRNYLEELVDNGFIMKKFDYWGDQCEYIMHDLMHELSKSVSAQECLNISGLDFRADAIPESVRHLSINIEDRYDANFEQEMCKLRERIDIASLRTLIIFRGYQERIAKLLKDSFKEINSLRVLFIVVKSAQSFPYRFSKLIHLQYLKISSSLDGDREISLPSTLSIFYHLKFLDLYNWDGRSDLPQEFCHLENLHDFHAESELHSNIRNVGKMKHLQELKEFHVRKGSMGFELTELGALPELEGGLTICGLEHVATKEEATAAKLMLKRNLEELGLVWGRDGPTTDHAGILDALQPHSNLRVLTITNHGGAVGPSWLCLDIWLTSLETLALTDVSWSTLPPFGKLPNLKELHLERNSGIHQFGPRCGGAPGKRFMRLKEVGFYDMPELAEWAVEPNCCSFPSLEKIECIGCPNLRVMPLSEVSCTNLRSLRVSRCPKISLPSMPHTSTLTDLVVKTGDSEPLLSYDGKKLIVRGYGGTLASHNLDKVEYMDVRRYNILFPEELDGSIVFRLVKSLQLHVSHLSSSKSSSSKVLNCFPALAVLHIDHCEEECVMQFPSSSSLQNLTFWECKGLVLVPVEKENGGGIQEDKSLLRSLTIWGCGKLFSQWPIGDCPFPASLRKLDVYHEPSMKSMAPLSNLTSLTSLRLKICHNLSVDGFNPLIAVNLIQLDVHRCKTLAADMLSEVARTKLFPAGSFRLEKLNVDNICGLLVAPICNLLAPALHTLEFSSDGRMESFTEEQEKALQLLTSLQNLTFSECEGLQSLPQGLHRLSSLKELCVLNCPEIRSMPKEGLPVSLRKLRMDRRSRSAEIDEQIEKIKRTNPDLSVKSYRLLAGSTPLHHCCNQCFVHTSWQTCTIISRCEIQLTLHSACNASC; encoded by the exons ATGGCGGCGGCTCTCGGCGCGGCGGCCACGCTCCTCGGCAAGGTGTTCACGATGCTGTCCGCCGCCCCGGTGGCGGCATACGTGGACAGCCTCCAGCTCGGCCACAACTCCCAGCAGATCAGGGCCAAGCTCGCGCACATGCGAGGCATGCTCCACAACGCCCAGGCCCAGGTGAGCCACAACCCTGGACTGCAGGAGCTGCTGCCGGCGCTGAGCAGGAACGCCGACCAGGCGGAGGACCTGCTGGATGAGCTCCACTACTTCCAGATCCATGACAGGCTCCTTGGCACCACCTACGCCACCACCCAGGCCAATTTTCTCCGTCATGGTCGCAATGCTCTCCGCCACACTGCCACTAGCAGCTGGGCCGCATGCTTTTCTTGTTCCtctgcacaagatgatgatgatgagttacgTTTCCACCCAGTGATCTTCTCCAGGAAAATCAAGTCGGTGTTACAGGACATGCAGACGCACTGTGATTCCGTCTCCGATTTGCTCGGCAATATCCCAAGCAACAGCATGGCAGTCACCCTACACCGGCCGCAGATTGGATCCACAATTATACAAGATACATTGTATGGCAGGAGACACACTTTTGAGGAAACTGTCAACCGTATCATCAGCTGCAAACACCCTGTTTCTGTTCTTCCTATAGTTGGTCCAGGGGGTATTGGAAAGACAACTTTCGTCCAACATCTGTATAATGATGCAAGGACTAAAAAGCACTTTCATGTCCAGGTCTGGGTATGTGTATCCACTGATTTCGATGTGCTGAAGCTCACCAGAGAGATCCTTGGCTGCATACCTGCAACTAAAGGAGGAAGCATCAGTGTTGCAAATGAAACAACCAATTTAAATCAGCTTCAGATATCCATAGCAGAACGTTTCAAGTCCAAGAGGTTTCTAATTGTACTGGATGATATATGGAAATGTGACAGCCAGGATCAGTGGAAGACCTTGCTAGCTCCGTTCACAAAGGGGGAAGCCAAAGGAAGCATGCTACTTGTCACAACTCGATTCCCAAAGGTAGCAGACACGGTGAAAACAGTTGATCCACTAGAGCTGCGAGGTTTGGAGCCTAATGACTTCTTCACATTCTTTGAAGCATGTATATTTGGTGAAGATGACAAGCCTGAGCATTACAAAGATGAGTATGCTGGGATTGCACGAAAAATTGCAGACAAGCTAAAGGGTTCGCCGTTGGCAGCCAAAACAGTTGGTAGACTATTGCACAAGGACCTTTCTCAGAAACATTGGAATGGAGTTCTTGAAAAGCATCAGTGGCTAAAGCAGCAAAagaatgatgatatcatgccatcTTTGAAGATTAGCTACGATTGCCTCCCTTTTGATCTGAAGAAATGCTTTTCCTGTTGTGGCCTTTTCCCTGAAGATCATGAGTTTACTTCTTCAGAAATTAATAAGTTCTGGGTTGCAATAGGCATCATAGACTCTAATCACCAAGCCGATAGGAATTACCTGGAAGAACTAGTGGACAATGGTTTTATCATGAAGAAATTCGATTATTGGGGTGATCAATGCGAGTATATAATGCATGATTTAATGCACGAGCTATCTAAGAGTGTTTCTGCACAAGAATGCCTCAATATAAGTGGCTTAGATTTCAGAGCTGATGCCATCCCAGAATCTGTTCGGCACTTATCTATCAACATAGAAGACAGATATGACGCAAATTTTGAGCAAGAAATGTGTAAACTAAGGGAGAGGATAGACATTGCTAGTCTACGCACTTTGATAATTTTTAGAGGATATCAAGAAAGAATTGCCAAGCTTTTGAAAGATAGCTTCAAGGAAATAAATAGCTTGCGTGTCCTATTTATAGTGGTGAAGTCTGCACAATCTTTTCCATATAGGTTTTCAAAACTTATCCACCTCCAGTACCTCAAAATTAGTTCATCTCTCGATGGTGACAGGGAAATTAGTTTACCTAGTACACTATCAATATTTTATCACTTGAAATTCTTGGACCTATATAATTGGGATGGTCGTTCTGATTTGCCTCAAGAATTTTGCCACCTTGAGAATTTACATGATTTCCATGCTGAAAGTGAACTCCACTCAAATATTCGCAATGTCGGAAAGATGAAGCATCTCCAGGAGCTAAAAGAATTCCATGTCAGGAAAGGGAGCATGGGATTTGAACTGACAGAGCTTGGGGCATTGCCAGAGCTTGAAGGAGGATTGACTATATGTGGTCTTGAACATGTGGCAACCAAGGAGGAAGCTACTGCAGCCAAACTGATGTTGAAAAGGAATCTGGAGGAGTTGGGATTAGTCTGGGGAAGAGATGGACCAACTACAGATCATGCTGGTATTCTTGATGCTCTTCAACCACACTCTAATCTTAGAGTACTTACAATTACAAATCATGGTGGTGCCGTTGGTCCTAGTTGGTTGTGTCTTGACATCTGGTTAACAAGTTTAGAGACTCTCGCTCTAACTGATGTGTCTTGGAGCACCCTCCCACCTTTTGGGAAGCTACCAAATCTCAAGGAACTCCATTTGGAGAGAAATTCTGGAATTCATCAGTTTGGGCCTCGATGTGGTGGCGCTCCAGGCAAACGTTTTATGCGCTTGAAGGAAGTTGGGTTTTATGATATGCCAGAACTTGCTGAATGGGCTGTGGAACCTAATTGTTGTTCCTTTCCAAGTCTTGAAAAAATCGAATGCATCGGTTGTCCCAATCTCCGTGTGATGCCCTTGTCGGAGGTATCTTGCACCAATTTGCGCAGTCTTCGAGTTTCTAGGTGCCCCAAGATATCTCTGCCCTCCATGCCTCACACCTCCACACTGACAGATTTGGTTGTTAAAACAGGTGATTCAGAGCCGTTGTTGTCTTATGATGGAAAGAAATTGATTGTTAGAGGGTATGGGGGTACTTTGGCCTCCCACAATCTGGATAAAGTAGAATACATGGATGTCAGAAGATACAACATTTTGTTCCCTGAAGAGCTGGATGGCAGTATTGTCTTCCGTTTAGTTAAGAGTCTGCAGTTACATGTATCTCATCTTAGCAGTAGCAAATCATCATCGTCAAAAGTGTTAAACTGTTTCCCAGCTCTTGCTGTGTTGCACATAGATCACTGTGAGGAGGAATGTGTAATGCAGTTCCCATCATCCAGCTCACTGCAGAATCTTACCTTCTGGGAGTGCAAGGGCCTGGTTCTTGTGCCTGTGGAGAAGGAGAATGGAGGAGGAATTCAGGAGGACAAGTCATTGCTTCGATCATTAACAATATGGGGATGTGGCAAATTGTTCTCTCAGTGGCCCATCGGAGACTGCCCTTTCCCTGCTTCCCTGAGGAAACTTGATGTTTACCACGAGCCAAGCATGAAGTCAATGGCTCCGCTCTCAAATCTCACGTCTCTCACTAGTCTAAGGTTAAAAATCTGCCATAATTTATCAGTGGACGGATTCAATCCTCTCATCGCAGTCAACCTCATACAACTGGACGTGCATAGGTGCAAGACCTTAGCAGCAGATATGCTCTCAGAGGTGGCAAGGACCAAATTGTTCCCTGCAGGTTCATTCAGATTGGAGAAACTCAATGTGGATAACATTTGTGGATTGCTTGTTGCTCCTATTTGCAACCTCCTCGCTCCGGCCCTCCACACACTTGAATTCAGTTCTGACGGGAGGATGGAAAGCTTCACGGAGGAGCAAGAGAAAGCGCTGCAGCTCCTCACCTCTCTCCAGAATCTAACATTTTCCGAATGCGAGGGTCTGCAGTCCCTTCCTCAAGGGTTGCACCGCCTTTCTTCTCTCAAGGAGTTATGTGTTCTTAACTGTCCAGAAATCCGATCGATGCCCAAGGAGGGTCTCCCTGTTTCGCTGAGAAAACTACGGATGGATCGTCGCAGTCGCAGCGCTGAGATAGACGAGCAAATTGAGAAAATCAAAAGAACCAACCCAGATTTATCC GTCAAATCTTACAGACTACTAGCAGGTTCCACTCCACTCCACCACTGTTGCAATCAATGTTTTGTGCACACAAGTTGGCAAACCTGCACAATAATCAGCAGGTGCGAGATACAACTGACTCTTCATTCTGCATGCAACGCTAGCTGTTAA
- the LOC123114506 gene encoding putative disease resistance protein RGA4 isoform X2, translating to MAAALGAAATLLGKVFTMLSAAPVAAYVDSLQLGHNSQQIRAKLAHMRGMLHNAQAQVSHNPGLQELLPALSRNADQAEDLLDELHYFQIHDRLLGTTYATTQANFLRHGRNALRHTATSSWAACFSCSSAQDDDDELRFHPVIFSRKIKSVLQDMQTHCDSVSDLLGNIPSNSMAVTLHRPQIGSTIIQDTLYGRRHTFEETVNRIISCKHPVSVLPIVGPGGIGKTTFVQHLYNDARTKKHFHVQVWVCVSTDFDVLKLTREILGCIPATKGGSISVANETTNLNQLQISIAERFKSKRFLIVLDDIWKCDSQDQWKTLLAPFTKGEAKGSMLLVTTRFPKVADTVKTVDPLELRGLEPNDFFTFFEACIFGEDDKPEHYKDEYAGIARKIADKLKGSPLAAKTVGRLLHKDLSQKHWNGVLEKHQWLKQQKNDDIMPSLKISYDCLPFDLKKCFSCCGLFPEDHEFTSSEINKFWVAIGIIDSNHQADRNYLEELVDNGFIMKKFDYWGDQCEYIMHDLMHELSKSVSAQECLNISGLDFRADAIPESVRHLSINIEDRYDANFEQEMCKLRERIDIASLRTLIIFRGYQERIAKLLKDSFKEINSLRVLFIVVKSAQSFPYRFSKLIHLQYLKISSSLDGDREISLPSTLSIFYHLKFLDLYNWDGRSDLPQEFCHLENLHDFHAESELHSNIRNVGKMKHLQELKEFHVRKGSMGFELTELGALPELEGGLTICGLEHVATKEEATAAKLMLKRNLEELGLVWGRDGPTTDHAGILDALQPHSNLRVLTITNHGGAVGPSWLCLDIWLTSLETLALTDVSWSTLPPFGKLPNLKELHLERNSGIHQFGPRCGGAPGKRFMRLKEVGFYDMPELAEWAVEPNCCSFPSLEKIECIGCPNLRVMPLSEVSCTNLRSLRVSRCPKISLPSMPHTSTLTDLVVKTGDSEPLLSYDGKKLIVRGYGGTLASHNLDKVEYMDVRRYNILFPEELDGSIVFRLVKSLQLHVSHLSSSKSSSSKVLNCFPALAVLHIDHCEEECVMQFPSSSSLQNLTFWECKGLVLVPVEKENGGGIQEDKSLLRSLTIWGCGKLFSQWPIGDCPFPASLRKLDVYHEPSMKSMAPLSNLTSLTSLRLKICHNLSVDGFNPLIAVNLIQLDVHRCKTLAADMLSEVARTKLFPAGSFRLEKLNVDNICGLLVAPICNLLAPALHTLEFSSDGRMESFTEEQEKALQLLTSLQNLTFSECEGLQSLPQGLHRLSSLKELCVLNCPEIRSMPKEGLPVSLRKLRMDRRSRSAEIDEQIEKIKRTNPDLSVKSYRLLAGSTPLHHCCNQCFVHTSWQTCTIISRLLLPMYVK from the exons ATGGCGGCGGCTCTCGGCGCGGCGGCCACGCTCCTCGGCAAGGTGTTCACGATGCTGTCCGCCGCCCCGGTGGCGGCATACGTGGACAGCCTCCAGCTCGGCCACAACTCCCAGCAGATCAGGGCCAAGCTCGCGCACATGCGAGGCATGCTCCACAACGCCCAGGCCCAGGTGAGCCACAACCCTGGACTGCAGGAGCTGCTGCCGGCGCTGAGCAGGAACGCCGACCAGGCGGAGGACCTGCTGGATGAGCTCCACTACTTCCAGATCCATGACAGGCTCCTTGGCACCACCTACGCCACCACCCAGGCCAATTTTCTCCGTCATGGTCGCAATGCTCTCCGCCACACTGCCACTAGCAGCTGGGCCGCATGCTTTTCTTGTTCCtctgcacaagatgatgatgatgagttacgTTTCCACCCAGTGATCTTCTCCAGGAAAATCAAGTCGGTGTTACAGGACATGCAGACGCACTGTGATTCCGTCTCCGATTTGCTCGGCAATATCCCAAGCAACAGCATGGCAGTCACCCTACACCGGCCGCAGATTGGATCCACAATTATACAAGATACATTGTATGGCAGGAGACACACTTTTGAGGAAACTGTCAACCGTATCATCAGCTGCAAACACCCTGTTTCTGTTCTTCCTATAGTTGGTCCAGGGGGTATTGGAAAGACAACTTTCGTCCAACATCTGTATAATGATGCAAGGACTAAAAAGCACTTTCATGTCCAGGTCTGGGTATGTGTATCCACTGATTTCGATGTGCTGAAGCTCACCAGAGAGATCCTTGGCTGCATACCTGCAACTAAAGGAGGAAGCATCAGTGTTGCAAATGAAACAACCAATTTAAATCAGCTTCAGATATCCATAGCAGAACGTTTCAAGTCCAAGAGGTTTCTAATTGTACTGGATGATATATGGAAATGTGACAGCCAGGATCAGTGGAAGACCTTGCTAGCTCCGTTCACAAAGGGGGAAGCCAAAGGAAGCATGCTACTTGTCACAACTCGATTCCCAAAGGTAGCAGACACGGTGAAAACAGTTGATCCACTAGAGCTGCGAGGTTTGGAGCCTAATGACTTCTTCACATTCTTTGAAGCATGTATATTTGGTGAAGATGACAAGCCTGAGCATTACAAAGATGAGTATGCTGGGATTGCACGAAAAATTGCAGACAAGCTAAAGGGTTCGCCGTTGGCAGCCAAAACAGTTGGTAGACTATTGCACAAGGACCTTTCTCAGAAACATTGGAATGGAGTTCTTGAAAAGCATCAGTGGCTAAAGCAGCAAAagaatgatgatatcatgccatcTTTGAAGATTAGCTACGATTGCCTCCCTTTTGATCTGAAGAAATGCTTTTCCTGTTGTGGCCTTTTCCCTGAAGATCATGAGTTTACTTCTTCAGAAATTAATAAGTTCTGGGTTGCAATAGGCATCATAGACTCTAATCACCAAGCCGATAGGAATTACCTGGAAGAACTAGTGGACAATGGTTTTATCATGAAGAAATTCGATTATTGGGGTGATCAATGCGAGTATATAATGCATGATTTAATGCACGAGCTATCTAAGAGTGTTTCTGCACAAGAATGCCTCAATATAAGTGGCTTAGATTTCAGAGCTGATGCCATCCCAGAATCTGTTCGGCACTTATCTATCAACATAGAAGACAGATATGACGCAAATTTTGAGCAAGAAATGTGTAAACTAAGGGAGAGGATAGACATTGCTAGTCTACGCACTTTGATAATTTTTAGAGGATATCAAGAAAGAATTGCCAAGCTTTTGAAAGATAGCTTCAAGGAAATAAATAGCTTGCGTGTCCTATTTATAGTGGTGAAGTCTGCACAATCTTTTCCATATAGGTTTTCAAAACTTATCCACCTCCAGTACCTCAAAATTAGTTCATCTCTCGATGGTGACAGGGAAATTAGTTTACCTAGTACACTATCAATATTTTATCACTTGAAATTCTTGGACCTATATAATTGGGATGGTCGTTCTGATTTGCCTCAAGAATTTTGCCACCTTGAGAATTTACATGATTTCCATGCTGAAAGTGAACTCCACTCAAATATTCGCAATGTCGGAAAGATGAAGCATCTCCAGGAGCTAAAAGAATTCCATGTCAGGAAAGGGAGCATGGGATTTGAACTGACAGAGCTTGGGGCATTGCCAGAGCTTGAAGGAGGATTGACTATATGTGGTCTTGAACATGTGGCAACCAAGGAGGAAGCTACTGCAGCCAAACTGATGTTGAAAAGGAATCTGGAGGAGTTGGGATTAGTCTGGGGAAGAGATGGACCAACTACAGATCATGCTGGTATTCTTGATGCTCTTCAACCACACTCTAATCTTAGAGTACTTACAATTACAAATCATGGTGGTGCCGTTGGTCCTAGTTGGTTGTGTCTTGACATCTGGTTAACAAGTTTAGAGACTCTCGCTCTAACTGATGTGTCTTGGAGCACCCTCCCACCTTTTGGGAAGCTACCAAATCTCAAGGAACTCCATTTGGAGAGAAATTCTGGAATTCATCAGTTTGGGCCTCGATGTGGTGGCGCTCCAGGCAAACGTTTTATGCGCTTGAAGGAAGTTGGGTTTTATGATATGCCAGAACTTGCTGAATGGGCTGTGGAACCTAATTGTTGTTCCTTTCCAAGTCTTGAAAAAATCGAATGCATCGGTTGTCCCAATCTCCGTGTGATGCCCTTGTCGGAGGTATCTTGCACCAATTTGCGCAGTCTTCGAGTTTCTAGGTGCCCCAAGATATCTCTGCCCTCCATGCCTCACACCTCCACACTGACAGATTTGGTTGTTAAAACAGGTGATTCAGAGCCGTTGTTGTCTTATGATGGAAAGAAATTGATTGTTAGAGGGTATGGGGGTACTTTGGCCTCCCACAATCTGGATAAAGTAGAATACATGGATGTCAGAAGATACAACATTTTGTTCCCTGAAGAGCTGGATGGCAGTATTGTCTTCCGTTTAGTTAAGAGTCTGCAGTTACATGTATCTCATCTTAGCAGTAGCAAATCATCATCGTCAAAAGTGTTAAACTGTTTCCCAGCTCTTGCTGTGTTGCACATAGATCACTGTGAGGAGGAATGTGTAATGCAGTTCCCATCATCCAGCTCACTGCAGAATCTTACCTTCTGGGAGTGCAAGGGCCTGGTTCTTGTGCCTGTGGAGAAGGAGAATGGAGGAGGAATTCAGGAGGACAAGTCATTGCTTCGATCATTAACAATATGGGGATGTGGCAAATTGTTCTCTCAGTGGCCCATCGGAGACTGCCCTTTCCCTGCTTCCCTGAGGAAACTTGATGTTTACCACGAGCCAAGCATGAAGTCAATGGCTCCGCTCTCAAATCTCACGTCTCTCACTAGTCTAAGGTTAAAAATCTGCCATAATTTATCAGTGGACGGATTCAATCCTCTCATCGCAGTCAACCTCATACAACTGGACGTGCATAGGTGCAAGACCTTAGCAGCAGATATGCTCTCAGAGGTGGCAAGGACCAAATTGTTCCCTGCAGGTTCATTCAGATTGGAGAAACTCAATGTGGATAACATTTGTGGATTGCTTGTTGCTCCTATTTGCAACCTCCTCGCTCCGGCCCTCCACACACTTGAATTCAGTTCTGACGGGAGGATGGAAAGCTTCACGGAGGAGCAAGAGAAAGCGCTGCAGCTCCTCACCTCTCTCCAGAATCTAACATTTTCCGAATGCGAGGGTCTGCAGTCCCTTCCTCAAGGGTTGCACCGCCTTTCTTCTCTCAAGGAGTTATGTGTTCTTAACTGTCCAGAAATCCGATCGATGCCCAAGGAGGGTCTCCCTGTTTCGCTGAGAAAACTACGGATGGATCGTCGCAGTCGCAGCGCTGAGATAGACGAGCAAATTGAGAAAATCAAAAGAACCAACCCAGATTTATCC GTCAAATCTTACAGACTACTAGCAGGTTCCACTCCACTCCACCACTGTTGCAATCAATGTTTTGTGCACACAAGTTGGCAAACCTGCACAATAATCAGCAG GCTTCTGTTACCTATGTATGTGAAATAA